The Neovison vison isolate M4711 chromosome 5, ASM_NN_V1, whole genome shotgun sequence genome includes a region encoding these proteins:
- the RFFL gene encoding E3 ubiquitin-protein ligase rififylin isoform X3, which yields MWATCCNWFCLDGQPEEAPPAQGARTQAYSNPGYSSFPSPTGSEPSCKACGAHFANMARKQQTCLDCRKNFCLTCSSQVGNGPRLCLLCQRVRTTAFQREELMKMKVKDLRDYLSLHDVSTEMCREKEELVLLVLGQQPVISQEGRTRAPTLSPDFPEHQAFRTQPQASTVPPTSARLPSSPAQATSVFPAQAQESQQSVDSEDSFVPGRRASLSDLTDLEDIEGLTVRQLKEILARNFVNYKGCCEKWELMERVTRLYKDQKGLQHLVCGAEDQNGGAVPPSVEENLCRICMDSPIDCVLLECGHMVTCTKCGKRMNECPICRQYVIRAVHVFRS from the exons ATGTGGGCAACCTGCTGCAACTGGTTCTGCTTGGATGGACAGCCTGAGGAGGCCCCACCGGCACAGGGAGCCAGGACACAGGCCTACTCCAACCCTGGGTAcagctccttcccttccccaacgGGCTCGGAACCAAGCTGCAAGGCCTGTGGGGCCCACTTCGCAAACATGGCCAGGAAG CAGCAAACCTGCCTCGACTGCAGGAAAAATTTCTGCCTGACCTGTTCGAGCCAAGTGGGGAACGGGCCccgcctctgcctcctctgccagCGAGTCCGAACCACGGCCTTTCAGCGGGAGGAGCTCATGAAGATGAAGGTGAAGGACCTGAGGGACTATCTCAGCCTCCATGACGTCTCTACCGAAATGTGCCGGGAGAAAGAGGAGCTGGTGCTCCTGGTGCTTGGCCAGCAGCCTGTAATCTCTCAGGAGGGCAGGACTCGCGCCCCCACCCTGTCCCCGGACTTCCCCGAGCACCAGGCCTTCCGGACGCAGCCTCAGGCCAGCACAGTACCTCCTACCTCGGCGAGACTCCCCTCTTCGCCCGCACAAGCCACCTCTGTGTTCCCCGCCCAGGCTCAGGAAAGCCAGCAG TCTGTCGACTCAGAGGACAGCTTCGTCCCGGGCCGGAGGGCCTCCCTGTCCGACCTGACCGACCTGGAGGACATCGAAGGTCTGACCGTGCGGCAGCTGAAAGAGATCCTGGCGCGCAACTTCGTCAACTACAAGGGCTGCTGCGAGAAGTGGGAGCTGATGGAGAGGGTGACGAGGCTGTACAAGGACCAGAAGGGGCTCCAGCACCTGG tgtGTGGTGCTGAAGACCAAAACG gTGGAGCAGTGCCGCCCAGCGTGGAGGAGAACCTGTGCAGGATCTGCATGGACTCGCCCATTGACTGTGTCTTGCTGGAGTGCGGTCACATGGTCACCTGCACCAAGTGCGGCAAGCGCATGAATGAGTGTCCCATCTGTCGGCAGTATGTGATCCGAGCCGTGCACGTCTTCAGATCCTGA
- the RFFL gene encoding E3 ubiquitin-protein ligase rififylin isoform X1, whose product MWATCCNWFCLDGQPEEAPPAQGARTQAYSNPGYSSFPSPTGSEPSCKACGAHFANMARKQQTCLDCRKNFCLTCSSQVGNGPRLCLLCQRVRTTAFQREELMKMKVKDLRDYLSLHDVSTEMCREKEELVLLVLGQQPVISQEGRTRAPTLSPDFPEHQAFRTQPQASTVPPTSARLPSSPAQATSVFPAQAQESQQANGHVSQDQEEPVYLESTARAPAEEETQSVDSEDSFVPGRRASLSDLTDLEDIEGLTVRQLKEILARNFVNYKGCCEKWELMERVTRLYKDQKGLQHLVCGAEDQNGGAVPPSVEENLCRICMDSPIDCVLLECGHMVTCTKCGKRMNECPICRQYVIRAVHVFRS is encoded by the exons ATGTGGGCAACCTGCTGCAACTGGTTCTGCTTGGATGGACAGCCTGAGGAGGCCCCACCGGCACAGGGAGCCAGGACACAGGCCTACTCCAACCCTGGGTAcagctccttcccttccccaacgGGCTCGGAACCAAGCTGCAAGGCCTGTGGGGCCCACTTCGCAAACATGGCCAGGAAG CAGCAAACCTGCCTCGACTGCAGGAAAAATTTCTGCCTGACCTGTTCGAGCCAAGTGGGGAACGGGCCccgcctctgcctcctctgccagCGAGTCCGAACCACGGCCTTTCAGCGGGAGGAGCTCATGAAGATGAAGGTGAAGGACCTGAGGGACTATCTCAGCCTCCATGACGTCTCTACCGAAATGTGCCGGGAGAAAGAGGAGCTGGTGCTCCTGGTGCTTGGCCAGCAGCCTGTAATCTCTCAGGAGGGCAGGACTCGCGCCCCCACCCTGTCCCCGGACTTCCCCGAGCACCAGGCCTTCCGGACGCAGCCTCAGGCCAGCACAGTACCTCCTACCTCGGCGAGACTCCCCTCTTCGCCCGCACAAGCCACCTCTGTGTTCCCCGCCCAGGCTCAGGAAAGCCAGCAG GCCAATGGCCATGTGTCTCAGGACCAAGAGGAACCTGTCTACCTGGAGAGCACAGCCAGAGCACCTGCTGAGGAGGAGACCCAG TCTGTCGACTCAGAGGACAGCTTCGTCCCGGGCCGGAGGGCCTCCCTGTCCGACCTGACCGACCTGGAGGACATCGAAGGTCTGACCGTGCGGCAGCTGAAAGAGATCCTGGCGCGCAACTTCGTCAACTACAAGGGCTGCTGCGAGAAGTGGGAGCTGATGGAGAGGGTGACGAGGCTGTACAAGGACCAGAAGGGGCTCCAGCACCTGG tgtGTGGTGCTGAAGACCAAAACG gTGGAGCAGTGCCGCCCAGCGTGGAGGAGAACCTGTGCAGGATCTGCATGGACTCGCCCATTGACTGTGTCTTGCTGGAGTGCGGTCACATGGTCACCTGCACCAAGTGCGGCAAGCGCATGAATGAGTGTCCCATCTGTCGGCAGTATGTGATCCGAGCCGTGCACGTCTTCAGATCCTGA
- the RFFL gene encoding E3 ubiquitin-protein ligase rififylin isoform X4 produces MWATCCNWFCLDGQPEEAPPAQGARTQAYSNPGYSSFPSPTGSEPSCKACGAHFANMARKQTCLDCRKNFCLTCSSQVGNGPRLCLLCQRVRTTAFQREELMKMKVKDLRDYLSLHDVSTEMCREKEELVLLVLGQQPVISQEGRTRAPTLSPDFPEHQAFRTQPQASTVPPTSARLPSSPAQATSVFPAQAQESQQSVDSEDSFVPGRRASLSDLTDLEDIEGLTVRQLKEILARNFVNYKGCCEKWELMERVTRLYKDQKGLQHLVCGAEDQNGGAVPPSVEENLCRICMDSPIDCVLLECGHMVTCTKCGKRMNECPICRQYVIRAVHVFRS; encoded by the exons ATGTGGGCAACCTGCTGCAACTGGTTCTGCTTGGATGGACAGCCTGAGGAGGCCCCACCGGCACAGGGAGCCAGGACACAGGCCTACTCCAACCCTGGGTAcagctccttcccttccccaacgGGCTCGGAACCAAGCTGCAAGGCCTGTGGGGCCCACTTCGCAAACATGGCCAGGAAG CAAACCTGCCTCGACTGCAGGAAAAATTTCTGCCTGACCTGTTCGAGCCAAGTGGGGAACGGGCCccgcctctgcctcctctgccagCGAGTCCGAACCACGGCCTTTCAGCGGGAGGAGCTCATGAAGATGAAGGTGAAGGACCTGAGGGACTATCTCAGCCTCCATGACGTCTCTACCGAAATGTGCCGGGAGAAAGAGGAGCTGGTGCTCCTGGTGCTTGGCCAGCAGCCTGTAATCTCTCAGGAGGGCAGGACTCGCGCCCCCACCCTGTCCCCGGACTTCCCCGAGCACCAGGCCTTCCGGACGCAGCCTCAGGCCAGCACAGTACCTCCTACCTCGGCGAGACTCCCCTCTTCGCCCGCACAAGCCACCTCTGTGTTCCCCGCCCAGGCTCAGGAAAGCCAGCAG TCTGTCGACTCAGAGGACAGCTTCGTCCCGGGCCGGAGGGCCTCCCTGTCCGACCTGACCGACCTGGAGGACATCGAAGGTCTGACCGTGCGGCAGCTGAAAGAGATCCTGGCGCGCAACTTCGTCAACTACAAGGGCTGCTGCGAGAAGTGGGAGCTGATGGAGAGGGTGACGAGGCTGTACAAGGACCAGAAGGGGCTCCAGCACCTGG tgtGTGGTGCTGAAGACCAAAACG gTGGAGCAGTGCCGCCCAGCGTGGAGGAGAACCTGTGCAGGATCTGCATGGACTCGCCCATTGACTGTGTCTTGCTGGAGTGCGGTCACATGGTCACCTGCACCAAGTGCGGCAAGCGCATGAATGAGTGTCCCATCTGTCGGCAGTATGTGATCCGAGCCGTGCACGTCTTCAGATCCTGA
- the RFFL gene encoding E3 ubiquitin-protein ligase rififylin isoform X2 has translation MWATCCNWFCLDGQPEEAPPAQGARTQAYSNPGYSSFPSPTGSEPSCKACGAHFANMARKQTCLDCRKNFCLTCSSQVGNGPRLCLLCQRVRTTAFQREELMKMKVKDLRDYLSLHDVSTEMCREKEELVLLVLGQQPVISQEGRTRAPTLSPDFPEHQAFRTQPQASTVPPTSARLPSSPAQATSVFPAQAQESQQANGHVSQDQEEPVYLESTARAPAEEETQSVDSEDSFVPGRRASLSDLTDLEDIEGLTVRQLKEILARNFVNYKGCCEKWELMERVTRLYKDQKGLQHLVCGAEDQNGGAVPPSVEENLCRICMDSPIDCVLLECGHMVTCTKCGKRMNECPICRQYVIRAVHVFRS, from the exons ATGTGGGCAACCTGCTGCAACTGGTTCTGCTTGGATGGACAGCCTGAGGAGGCCCCACCGGCACAGGGAGCCAGGACACAGGCCTACTCCAACCCTGGGTAcagctccttcccttccccaacgGGCTCGGAACCAAGCTGCAAGGCCTGTGGGGCCCACTTCGCAAACATGGCCAGGAAG CAAACCTGCCTCGACTGCAGGAAAAATTTCTGCCTGACCTGTTCGAGCCAAGTGGGGAACGGGCCccgcctctgcctcctctgccagCGAGTCCGAACCACGGCCTTTCAGCGGGAGGAGCTCATGAAGATGAAGGTGAAGGACCTGAGGGACTATCTCAGCCTCCATGACGTCTCTACCGAAATGTGCCGGGAGAAAGAGGAGCTGGTGCTCCTGGTGCTTGGCCAGCAGCCTGTAATCTCTCAGGAGGGCAGGACTCGCGCCCCCACCCTGTCCCCGGACTTCCCCGAGCACCAGGCCTTCCGGACGCAGCCTCAGGCCAGCACAGTACCTCCTACCTCGGCGAGACTCCCCTCTTCGCCCGCACAAGCCACCTCTGTGTTCCCCGCCCAGGCTCAGGAAAGCCAGCAG GCCAATGGCCATGTGTCTCAGGACCAAGAGGAACCTGTCTACCTGGAGAGCACAGCCAGAGCACCTGCTGAGGAGGAGACCCAG TCTGTCGACTCAGAGGACAGCTTCGTCCCGGGCCGGAGGGCCTCCCTGTCCGACCTGACCGACCTGGAGGACATCGAAGGTCTGACCGTGCGGCAGCTGAAAGAGATCCTGGCGCGCAACTTCGTCAACTACAAGGGCTGCTGCGAGAAGTGGGAGCTGATGGAGAGGGTGACGAGGCTGTACAAGGACCAGAAGGGGCTCCAGCACCTGG tgtGTGGTGCTGAAGACCAAAACG gTGGAGCAGTGCCGCCCAGCGTGGAGGAGAACCTGTGCAGGATCTGCATGGACTCGCCCATTGACTGTGTCTTGCTGGAGTGCGGTCACATGGTCACCTGCACCAAGTGCGGCAAGCGCATGAATGAGTGTCCCATCTGTCGGCAGTATGTGATCCGAGCCGTGCACGTCTTCAGATCCTGA